One Tachysurus vachellii isolate PV-2020 chromosome 5, HZAU_Pvac_v1, whole genome shotgun sequence genomic window, CTGCagaaagtacaaaaaaattgtattgtttcTTGACAGGttcttttggtgtttttttctgaagataTTGCTTTACAACTGCATGTGCATTTGTGCCTCCAAATCCAAAGTTATTTATCCCAGCAACTCGCACTGAATCTCTGCAGGTGACCCATTTCTCAGCTTTGGTGGGAATCTTTAGGTTAAGAGCTTGAACATCTATGCTAGAACTTTCCTCTGAGTAGAACACTGAAGGTACAATGGTTTCATGCTTCATCATCAAAAGTACTTTAATCAGTCCTGCCACTCCCGCTGCAGATTCTGTGTGTCCAATGTTACTCTTAACTGAGCCAATAAGAAGTGGCCCTACCTCTGAGGGTCGTGCCTTGGCAATAACTTTAGAGATGCTGTCTGCTTCTACTGAATCTCCCACCGGAGTCCCAGTCCCATGAGCCTCTATGTACTGGATATCGGACAGGTAGGTCCCTGTAGAATAGATTCTATTGAGCAACTCTTCCTGCTGGACCATAGATGGCTTCGTGATTGGAGTGACACTGCGGCCATCTTGATTAACTGCTGTTTTGCATACAATGCCCCAAATATGATCATGATCCTGAAGAGCCTGTCAGATTATGTACATTAGTATTATTATCTACATTGAAAAATCActaaatatgtatgtaataaGGTATATATTAAgcagtgaaatactttttctAGAGGCTTCAGCAGGATGACACCACATCCTTCTCCTCTGCCATAACCATTTGCTGTGTTGGAGAATGGTTTGCTGGCTCCATCAGGCGAGATCATCTTTGCCTTACTTAGAGCCACAAATACTCTTGGCTGAAAAATGCAGTTCACACCACCAAATACAGCCATTTCACAGTCtcctgttaaataaaacatagtCAAACTAACTTCAATAAAGAATAATAGCCAAATAACTCATTCTAACCATAAATATTAGAGTTCTTTTGTGATCTACACAATTACTGACAAAAACGTTTTGTATCAAATCCTATAATCAAAGATTTCTATAAAATCCTTGCAATCCCTAGCACAAATTGAACAAGAGATTGTCAGGGAactacatacaaacaaaaaaggcaACTGATATTGGCCACTGGTAGGCTATACATGTTTTGGAACTATTTTTAGGCTAgtgtatattaatttttttaattttattattttattatttattttattaattaattattttacctTGTCTCATGGCTTGACAGGCTAAATGAAGGGCAACAAGAGATGAGGAGCAGGCACAGTCAATAGATAAAGAAGGTCCAGTAAAGTTGAAGGTATAGGAGATTCTGTTGGCTGCTATACTCATGGCTATGCCAGTACCAGTGCAGTGGTTAATGATGACAGGATTGACATTCGCCATGGTGAGTTCATAGTCTCTGTTCATCAGGCCTGAATCAACATGTAGAACTGTTattacatgcatatatatatatatatatatacactatattatatgttttcttaattaaaaaaaataaacgatAATATATCATGTTTAGTCATTACCCAGAAAAACTCCTGTTCTACTCCCATTGGCCTTCTCCATAGGCATCCCAGCATTTTCCAAAGCTCTGTAAGTACACTGTAGAAGCATTTTGTGTTGTGGATCCATTTGCTCCATCTCAGCATCGGTAATGCCAAAGAATGTCTGATCAAACTCATTAAATCTGTAAATCAAATGTTGTGTGATATTAAGTGGtggcaaataaatatttatacattgtatAAGCATGTATATGATGTTAAAGATAGAATAAAATTAAGGACAGTTAGTCCTGTTATTTTGTCATTATGCAACAATTTCAAAACATCTGTACCTAACAGGAATCTTTATTCTTATAACAGCTTACTAATAGACAGGATAATTGAGACATCAGCAACATTtgccttctttaaaaaaaaaaacagctattaattcataattaattcagtttaaatgaaatatgttaATGGATAGTATCCACAGTCAATATATGTGTACCGTGTAGATGCAATCCATAAAGAAaccacaaaataatttattagcaaataaatgtcaatataaaattattacatGTACATCTTTCTGGCAAAATAGAAGGCTTACCCATCAGTGAATGCAGCTTTTGTTGTCCGTGACTTTCCTGCCTTATTGTCATCTTGATCATACCACTCATTCTGGTCAAACCTCTCAAATGGTATCTGCACTGCACAGTTCTTTCCCTCAAGCAAGACTTTCCAGAAAGGATCAAGCCCCTCACCTACAAAAATCAGATATCTTTTATGTACACAAAAtggaaaacatacaaacattttgtttactggaAGTTTAGTGTAAGTGAATGTTTTCAGTTTAATATGTTCACCTCCAGGGAAATTGCATCCTATGCCAACAATAGCAATTTCTAAATCCTTATCATTCATGATGAAATgaatctgtaataaataaaataaaagcaaaagtatATTTCAAGCTAAACATCaacagaatatttaaatgtgagtGCTATGTTTTTTGAAAAAGCGTTTGAAAAAGAGTTATAATAAGGTTTACCTCATCGTCCTGACAAATCCATAAAGTTGTGAAAAGCATCAGATGGTTGATTCTGTTATAAGCATTTATATAAGCATGCACTATAGATAATTTTTTACCAAACCAAGGACATGGTGCTTAGATAAGAAAATTAAGATAAGATTAACAGTTAGTCACTGGATCACATGTGAAAACATAGGGGGTTGGATGAAGCCGCTGAATCGGTGTTAGAAAGCAATTGCACAATTTACACAATTACAGCTGACCATATAGTGTATTGTTATGGAAaatggaaattatttataacaacACTATCTGGtgtctcaaggtttcttttttatataatctCATGATAAGTTTAAACTCAGGGAGATTTGCCTTGATACCAATGACTCTAGTTtgcatattataaatatacatttaaaatataaagttgatcaatttttatttagaattattatatagaattattatattgctgtaaagctgttttgggACAATGTCAATTGGGAAAGGTGCTATTCATATAAATTGTAAATGAATTGGATCAATTGCCAGTAACAAAATATGATTCTAGCAAAGGTACCGTAAAGAATTAGCATAAAATTAGTAAATACACTATTCAACAGACTACAGCAGCTCCTGTTGAATTGGAACTGGTTGTTGacctgtatatacatataaatatttaccttccTTGTGCACGTATAAGAAATATCAGTtttcatggggaaaaaaatccaaaacagtaTCAGAATATGCTAAGAATGGTATTGATTTTTTAAAAGATCTACAGACGCTTTgctgtatatcatatatatatatatatatatatatatatatatatatatatatatatatatatatatatatatcatatatatatatatatatatatgataggATACCATTTTGCTGCCCAtaattacaatatataatatattgataGTAAAATGATAGAAATTGTCATAGCAACTGCATAATGCAAAACCCATACCTCCTCTGTACATTCTGTACAAGCCTGTGCTCAGAAGAAGCAAGCCATGGGTTAAAACTGActgtacaataacaataaaatattattactatgaACTCAACAAACTGTGGACATGAAGGCTATAACCAATGGAGGACCAAATGTAAATCAGCTTGCTGATTATcagattttcatttttcataaagCAATCAGATGGTTAATGTTTAAAACTCAGGATTTACAGATAGCATATATAAatggttacatttacagcatttaacagatgcccttatccagagtgatgtccAAAAGTGCTTTTTgtgctttgaagtctttatCAATGAACACATTATCACTGGTCCACTAGGATAGAGTCTTATGATACCATCGACCTAAACCTCTGTTCAGAGCTGGGTAGTAAcgtttactccgttacatttacttgagtaagtttttgaaaaaattatacttctaggagtagttttaaatcactatactttttacttttacttgagtagatttgtgaagaagaaactgtactcttactccgctacattaggctacaatgatctcgttacttttctttttacctctttggtattttACGcgtcaattttaatgttttattttgacagagagaaacttccgctaaggctctaccacatgactgtgtttcaccaatcaaacgtagttgtaCAGTCTCGTCACGTTAACATACTCAATCTCACCGGCGGGACgcgttagttagcaacacaacagttttgtcgagttcagctgtttcgagtttttttttttttatgtgctcaactttactcagcgccgcaagaaccgacaaacagatgacatcagacgtgtcgtttcttgcagcgccgaacacacatatttaaagggatagttcacttaCTTagatcatttactcactctcatgttgttacaaacctgtataaatttctttgttctgatgaacatgaaggaagatattttgagaaacaaaagcaGCTTTGCTGAATATATAAAAGGAACTTTCTGTCCATTAACATAATATATAGCAACCCACTAAACAGCTGGTAATTGGTGTCTTTTTAAAATCCTATCCCTCTACACATGGTCCTCTCTCATGATACTTACGGCATGATACAATTATACAGTGGAAGGAATATGCCCCCAAGTGgcagcagtgtgtatgtatgtgtgtatatttacagtGAAGTCCCTGGACATGAATCTGTAACcggaaataaacaacattttagaAACAAGGAAATGTGGACTATGTAAAAAATTTAATATTGGTGTTGCACAACTTCAAGGCATCTATTTAAATGGCAACAGATTTAATCCCATGTTATCTTGAGCATCTGGCAGCTTAGGTCCCAAAGTCGCTGTGCCATGTCATCATCCACAGCAGCACTAGAGCAGTTTGCGGGTGCACAGTCACTGCAACAAGTATAGGAATATGTTGCagtcaaaattaattttatactcTCAGGATAAAAACATGACCAAATAATTATCAACATAAAATACGCTATGTTAAGGTGCAATTTTAGACTTACCTGTAATATTTACCACTCTCTGTCTCTAGCTCAGGAGCCACTGCACAATAAATAGTGGTTTGAGCTCCCTGCAATGATGTTTTGGTAAATGGTTTGATCAACCACATGGCTGCCTGTTGGGGTCGATTCAGGTGCCTCCACAGTTCTGTCTGAACTACACCAGGGTGAAGGACATAAGTTGTCACTCCTGTACCTGTTGAACACAACAGGGACATGAATGAGCCAAGCAGACCAAATTAACATGTGCTACAAACAAACTCCAATTCATGTTCAGGTTCATACCAGGAAACTGCCTGATGTCTTAGCACTCACCCTGTAGTTTTTTGGCTAGGCAACGAGTGAAGAGCACATTGGCCAGTTTGCTCTGGCTGTAAGCTTTGGCTTTATCATAGCTTTTCTCACTGTTTAGGTCATCCAGATTAATAGTGCCCCACTTATGCGCCATGGATGACACTGTGATGATCCGAGCCGGAGCAGACCTCTTAAGCAGGTCATTTAATAGAAATGTCAGGAGAAAGTGACCTACAAATGCATGAGGGTTATGAGTATCAACATATTTGCTGATTTTATGACAAATAGTAAGGCTTAACAACATACATTTCCATGAACCTACCGAAGTGGTTGACTCCGATCTGCATCTCAAAACCATCTGCTGTTTTAGCATATGGGCATGCCATCACGCCAGCATTATTAATCAAGATATTGAGCTGTTTCTCCTCTTGGGAAATAAACAGTAACTCATGATGAGAAATATAACAAGAACTACAACATCTTACTTAATATTTTTATCCTTTATGTAATTTATGATCTATAAAACATTATGTTTATTGGCATGGGAAAGAATGTGAAGACAAAACAGAAGTGTCTTAAACCACACAACCCTCAGACATAAGGcatattcattttcattaattaCTCTAAGCATATATTCAGTTCTCATGAATGTCATACCTATTTGAAACTTCTAAAAAGTATGTTTCATGCAAttcaagagagaaagagaaacagataaGTAAATAggcaataaaatgaaatctgtgtgaaagagagtaGGGTTCTATTTTAATAGAACCCTACAGTATGATGGCTCATTAATTAATCCGAATGAAGAAGTGAAAAACTTTAATATCACTACAAATTGCAATATTTTCACATGCAGCACAGTTAGGGTAACCTCTCTTTATCAGAGAAACTAAGTGTATTTATGGTTGCATGTTAGAGTTGAAGCATAAACAAGCTTgagtttattataaacaataataatgaaccATATTAATCATATCTTATCACTTATCAGCTGGCAATaaaattcaaaattgattgCTGCTACTGAATTATAAAGCCCTAAAAGCTGTGTCCCTATTTTAAAGGTGGAGATCTTGTGGATCAAGGACACTAAAGCCAGTGTTTTCATTCCAACAGTGTTTGTTATGACTATACTACCTTCACAGTCTCAATTAagacggatagatggatggcATTATAGTACACTGCTGGAATTGATTCTGCACATCTCTGTAACTTGCTGGAGGGGTGACTTTAACACAGATGTTACCAGAGATACTTCCTTAACATCCATTTGTAGGTTTACAGATGTTTCAGTGATAATTATCATATACACCATTTGCCAAATACTGTCCTTTCCATGCTGAATTTAGCAGTCTAttttagatgtttgtttttttttaaaaaaaaaataattttatacagTTTCTTTTCCTTATTACACGAACAATCATGATGTCCTATTTAACTCCTGAAGATTGCTATTTGTAATTTGCTATAAATTAGCTTGACTCTCAATCCCTTCCAAACCCAACCGCCTTCTATTAGTCACACTACTGTCAAAGACAGGAAGACTGCTTCCTTCTTTTGGGCATCGGTTCCTGTCAAGATTTTCTTTCTAATATTATTAAGGTTGCTAACTGCTGACAGTCTGCTCATCTGAcccctgaattattttaattacttttgttAAAAGCATTGTATCTAATTACATttgattttaattgaatttttaattgaattttaggATTGTATCTGGAATTTCCCTTGCAGCAGTATTGCTGTATATGAGTCATCTACTAAGAAATAAGCTACACAAaagaacaaatgcaaaaaaataaaagaaaaaaaatgctatcaCATGACAAATATACAAAAGCCTAAATGCCTTTGAAAATAAGAACCTAAAATATGGAACATTATTGTATGTTTGGctaaaaaataaagggaaaaatgtTTAGGTGGTGCTTACTTCCTTTATAGTTCATTGTGATAAGCGTAAATTGATATGCATGCACTATGAGAGAATACCAGGAATGACAGATTAATCTTAATGTGTAGAAAGAAGTCTTACCACTATTGATATTCTGAGCAAATTCTCTGATGGAGTTGAAGTCAGCCAGGTCAAGTTTTTTGCAggcaacattctgattcccagaaACGTCTATAATCTCTTTCAGAGCTGCATCAGCtttctctatatttctgcaGGCTATAATGACCCTCATACCTTTATACACAGACAGTAATGacttttaaaatctatttttcaCAACTTATTGGTTAAAACCTGTATATTTCAAATCGGTGATCAACCACAGGGTAAACTACACCTGCTGATAAGTTTGATAAGTTATTTATACAACTATTATACAACTAACCTTACCTCTTTTGGCCAAATCAATAGCAGTCTCTTTGCCAATCCCAGTATTAGCACCAGTAATCACTACAGTTTTGCCATCCAACTTTACAGCAGATGACCATGGTTTAAAATAGTTCCTAGTTGTGAAACAACATGGAATAACATGTACATGAAATAGATCATACGTGATAAAAATCTTTCATGGACATCTAAGATATATGCACTTTAGGAACCACTCCCTTCCTGTTTTAAGATTATTTATTGGGAAACAGGTTCCAACACTACAGCTGTTTACAGCACAGTTTATAACCATACCTTAAAGACTGCATTGATCGCGATGAcgagaacagagagaaaagtaAAACGAACAAACAGGAAAGTAACTACTTCAGACTTCACTGTAAACACGACGGATAATGAATGAACTGGACTTTAGGACGTAAACAGGAAACGATTCCGTCACTCTGATTGGTTACTAGGTTTCTCCGGAAATCACATCATATTGTGTATGTTTCACTCTCACGTGTTGATATTTCTCACGTTTATATTTTGTACCATAGAAATGTATGAGTTTGGGGCTTTTAACGATTAATGTAAATCGCCTGAAAATACCGGAAAAATATTTCGAAGTTGGAAAAGTTCTTATTAGCTTTCGGCTTCCAAAACGACTATTTTGGGCTTATAAACATCTCACTGCCATTTGTTTCTAACCCGGACACAGTTTACGACATTATGACCAGTGATTATTGTTCATTACTTAACTAAAGCTGCTTCATGCAGTTTTACTCATGTTAATGAACGGTCTCACATACAACTCAGCTCAGTCTTCACCAATCAGTTACTAAGACAGGAACCACACACCCGCAATGTGtcttttttaatacataaaaaaggGAGAACTTTCAAATgatgtagatttatttattgtcaattttttttaattcagcaaCTGTAAAACTGCTTATATATGCAGCCTGTCACAGCAGAGTGAAATACTTTTTCCCCTCATGTCCCAGTTTGTTAGGAACCTGATGCCAGAGTGCAGGATAAAGCCATGATACACAGCACCAGTGGAGCAGAGAAGGTTAATGCAATTGTCAaagacccagcagtggcaacttga contains:
- the rdh12l gene encoding retinol dehydrogenase 12, like isoform X2, with protein sequence MRVIIACRNIEKADAALKEIIDVSGNQNVACKKLDLADFNSIREFAQNINSEEKQLNILINNAGVMACPYAKTADGFEMQIGVNHFGHFLLTFLLNDLLKRSAPARIITVSSMAHKWGTINLDDLNSEKSYDKAKAYSQSKLANVLFTRCLAKKLQGTGVTTYVLHPGVVQTELWRHLNRPQQAAMWLIKPFTKTSLQGAQTTIYCAVAPELETESGKYYSDCAPANCSSAAVDDDMAQRLWDLSCQMLKITWD
- the rdh12l gene encoding retinol dehydrogenase 12, like isoform X1; the encoded protein is MQSLRNYFKPWSSAVKLDGKTVVITGANTGIGKETAIDLAKRGMRVIIACRNIEKADAALKEIIDVSGNQNVACKKLDLADFNSIREFAQNINSEEKQLNILINNAGVMACPYAKTADGFEMQIGVNHFGHFLLTFLLNDLLKRSAPARIITVSSMAHKWGTINLDDLNSEKSYDKAKAYSQSKLANVLFTRCLAKKLQGTGVTTYVLHPGVVQTELWRHLNRPQQAAMWLIKPFTKTSLQGAQTTIYCAVAPELETESGKYYSDCAPANCSSAAVDDDMAQRLWDLSCQMLKITWD